A stretch of DNA from Oreochromis aureus strain Israel breed Guangdong linkage group 10, ZZ_aureus, whole genome shotgun sequence:
CTGAGGGTTTTATAAGGAAACCAGTGAGGTGGAAGAGGAGGGTCCGCGCACTCGTTATGAGCTTAACGAACTCTGAGCGACATTAAAATGCCAATTTTTTTCTCAGGGGTGGAAGCAGCCCTACGAGAGAGCGAAGGGAAGCTGAGCAGGTCCAACATCAAGGTATCTCTTTAAGAGAATGTGTTTGAAGCCGGCAAGGAAGCAACTCGCAGGCCGATTTAAGGCACGTGTGTGTAAAAGTTTACATCATTAGAGCTAACGAACAGGACTATAAACGCTTCACTTAACGAGCTATAACGTGAAGACTGAGAGGAgctgcttcttttttctttcgcTCACGTAACATCTAAACACCTTATCAGAAAATAACTCTGTCTCTACAGACGTAGAGTACAATTTAAAAGCTACAAACTACAGTACACTCTTAATGCTAGTTAATGAAGTCCCGATGCATAGCATCACCCATAGATGGATACTGATTCTAACTTTGTGGACCTCTGACGGTGGAGTTAATCGTAGTGTTATGGAGGTTATGGCAGTGTGTGTCGGAGTCCGTGTCCCGTCTCCGGTGAGATGCATGATTGTCATGAACCGTCGTTCCTCCGCAGAGTTCGACCGACGGCGTGAGTGGAAAAAATCTAACAGGAAGAGGAAAAGTTGGTGAAGATGGAGAAACGAAAGCTCCGCGCTCCCATGGGTTCAGGCGCTGACGGGATCGAGCATCTTCCAACAAATCAGAGCGGAGGGGGTTAAAAACACTGCGTGTCAGCGTTGGCGGCGCTGCGGCTGGAGCAGTCTCCGTGGTCTCTCCCCTCCACCTCCGTCTTTTCCAccgccacctcctcctcttcctcctccttcacaTCTTTCAGCGGCACCTCTCCGCTCTCGACTTTAGGGACGAACTTCCCGAACCGCACGCCGTTCAGATCCTCCTCCAGTTTGACCTGGAAGGGCGGCAGGCCGAGCAGGAAGGCCCTGATCCTGCTGGGCGAGCTCAGATCTGCGGGTTCGTCCTGGTTCTTcatctccacctccacctgcccTCCTCCTCCAACCACCGCCACTCCTTCTGCTGCGCTTCCTGCGGAGCTGGAGCGTGTCTCCTCAGCCGGCTCCGTGAAGCCGGTCCTCGGTCTCTTGGCCAGCAGCTGGTCGGCGTTCCCGTTGACGACGGCCCGGCTCGGCTCTGGCCCTTCCGTGGCGGGTCTCTTCGGTGTGAAGCGTTTGCTGAGGTTGAGGGGCAGCGCCTGCTCGGGGGGAGGGGTGGGCTTGGCGCTGAGGTCCTGGGAGAGAGCCTCGGACAGGCACCGCGTGAACATCTGCAGCTGAGATGGGCCCAAGCAACGAGTCCTCATCAACTGACACACCTGAACGCTGCAGTCAAGGTTCACGGGCAGGACTCGGAGGGGGGGCATGGGGGGCCGGGTCCTAGCCTCCCGCCCGCCTCCTCTCGGCCCCCCCTCGTCCATGTTACACCCTGAGCAGTGGGTGTGGTGCTGCTGGAGAGGATGAGGCTGCGGCTGCTCCCCGCTCGAGTGAGGGGTGTCTGGGCTCCCACTCTTCGGCTGGAGGGTGTAGATGGTTGAATGATGCTGGCTCGGGTCCTGGGGGGTCAGGGCGGGGCTCTCGGGGCCTCTCTGCAGGCCCAGCCGGTTCCTGAACACGTCCGAAGGACACACGCCTTTGATGGGGCTGAAGCCACTCAGAGAGCCTCCGATGAAGTGGCGTGGCAGCGCGGAGAGGAGCACACCCGTGGTGGGAACCACGGACTCCCCTCGCTCCGTCTTCACCTCCTTCGGTTTGGGCTGGAAAGAGACGAAGGGGCCGGCGAGGGGGGCGAGATCTGGGGTGAGGGGCATGGTGATGGGCAGGATGGCCGGCTGGATGGGCTGCAGGGAGCAGAGAAGGAAATCAATCACATGCAGTCAAATCAAACCTCCTCACAGGCGTGTGCGACTGTTTCGTGGTCGTTACCCTGTGCACGCTGCTGGCGGTCAGTCCTCCGCGGCCCATGgctggaagctgctgctgcattgTCTCCGCCGTGCCGCCTTTGACCTTCGCCTGCTGCAGTGCCAGCAGCTTTGCCTGAGCGAGCACTGTGGCCTTGTTTCGTGTGCCCGGTGGCCGGCCTCGACCTCTCTTCGCCACCGCGGTGCCGTTCGGGTTTGCGACCTGTTCAGAGGCAAGAAAGGCTGGAGGTGAGCCGCCGCCATCTCATCATTATTTAGATCTAACAGAGAAGATATGTAACTATCTAAGGAtgcaaaggtcagaggtcagaatgaAGCGGTGCAGTGAGTGGTAGTGTTAGCGTCCCCCCATCGCAGCATCACCCGACCATCTGTTATGGAGAATCAGCGTTCAGCAGCGTTAGTACCAGATGGATGAAAGCCGTAAACTCACGTCATCACGTATGGTgggagaagcagcagcaggtggtgTGGTCACCTTCCTCTCCCGGGGTCTGGGTCCCGGCTTTTTGCCTCTGGGATGCGGTCTCCTGCCTCTGATGCCTCTGGGCTTCGGCGCCACCGGGGATTCTGGGACTTTAAAGTCTGCTCCTCCCGCTCTGAGGTGCTCTTCATAAGGAAGCATCAGCCTGagacacagaaacatgaactTTAGCATGTGGACCCTTTTAGTCACTGGTCAAAGGTCAAGGGTTTAGTTTTCAGTATTTCCATCACATCTGTCAAGATGTTCCAGAATGTGGCGTAATCCCTGAGCACATGGTCTTCTCAAGTAAAGGGAGGTTTCCTGCTCTCTAACGCCAATGACCGCTTCATCCAGCGCTGACCTCTGCTGGATGGAGGTATGAAGCCCACTGCCTCGTTTTCCTCTCTGCTTACAGACCCTCATCACGCTTTGAGTGTAAAATGGTCTGAAACGCTCGGTGAGCGCAGTCAGAGATGATGTCTGTCTCACCTCTCGTAGTGTCTCCTGGTGCAGGTCGCAGCGCTGGTGCTGCCGGGGCATCCGCCCAGCTCGTTGTAAACCACTTTCCACAGACGGTCTGTCGTCACCTGTTGCACGAAAAAAAGCAGAAGGTCAGATGACAAGGAGTAACCTCCACAGGACTGTGTTGACCGTCTGCAGGTTCTTATTTATCTGGTTCATGATAGTCTAAAGAGCTCAactggagagtcccaggtattcAGCCTGCAGTGGAGACCATGCAACAACTCTAAGGTCTTCACCCGGGCTGAATACCTGGGAGTCTCCGTCAGCTGCCTTTTGATCCTGAAAGAGGTCGAGCCGCCTTCGACTCCTCAGACTACATCAGAGTCGACTTTGAGAGGAAAACTTTACCTAAATCCTGATTTACATCAGTTTTAGTCCCCCTAGTGTTTAGAAGCATGGAACTACATCCTCAACCATTTGGAAAGGATGACGACTGATTTATACATTCAACTTTGTTGGCAGTGGTTTCATCCACAAAgactcttctgtggaaccagcttccagcttggattcaggagacagacactatctctgcttttaagattaggcttcaaactttcctttttgctaaagcatatagttagggctggaccaggtgaccctggtgctgggggattcccatgatgcactgggtgtttcttcttcagtcactgtGTGTTAAAACAACTCTCTGCATgtaatcattgttattattaatctctggctctcttccacacacttttttggtgttttaaatCACACGTTTGTATTAAAAACAGCAGCGTGACAAAATGTGACGTCTCTTCAGTCTCTTTGGAGACGAGGACAATCTGTAACCTTGTGCTGCCCCCTGGTGGAGAAAGTCTTAGTCAAACTCTGCTGTGTGTTATTCCTGATGTAGACCATCAGACGTGCAGCGACACTGTGAGACAAATGAAAACTCACCTATGCAAATgaatatttaattatatttataataaaaactCCAGTCTGGCAGTTACTTCATGTTTCAGCTCTTCAGGTTTAAATGTGGACCGATAATGTTTTAGTTGTAAACACGTTCAGTGTCGCCGGTTTAAATAATTCTAGTTTAGTTCCAGTTTATCGAGGGAGCTgccacagaaacactgagccAAAGGTCGGATCATCCTTAACCGCCACTGAGAGTCGATGACGTGCGCGTGACATAGATTTTATCATCAGACTCGTTTGTGGAGAATTTACATCATAAAGCACCATCAGTGCATCCACCCTACAGGGGAATTTAAAGCAGTCGGACAGGAAAGACCGCTCGGCCTCGAGTCCCAGGGCGCGAGCGCATCATCTAAATAAGCTATAAAACACAAACCTGATGAAACGCATCGAGCGAGCGGTCTGCTGTCAGCAGACTAAAATCAGACTAAAATGTTTGTAGTTTTCTCAGCAGGGACGGAGACAGAAACAGAGCTAACGAGGATTAGCACAAAAACTTCATGATTTCACTTTGAAATAAATCCCTGCAGGCTGATTTATAATCTGATCTCATCCTGCTGGATTAAACCAAACACAGTGTCACACTCAGGTGTGCCGTCCTCACAGGTTTGATTTAATCTCAGGTGAAACAAACTCTGAGTTGAAACATGTTCAAACTCTTTTTTAAACCTTTGTCTCTCACAGAAAACCTGAAAAGTATCATAAACGAGTTTTTAATAACAGAGTCGTGCAGCTTCCTGTCTTTATGCAGCGAATCAGCAGCTCCTCCTActttaaagaaactgaaataaaCTGAAGTGACTCACCTTTTTGTAGCCCCCGAGCCGTTTGACCACAGAGTACATGAGGAAGAGGTCGACTGAGGACGGCGGCGAAACATCAGACATGCAAAggagacacaaaaacatttaaaccagGCAGTGAGGACACAGCGGAGGCAGGATGGTCCTCACTACACAAACGTGGTTTCAACCCCCCCCCACAGATCAAACATGGAGTCCCGATGAAGCTCATCAGTCACACGTTTACCTCTGACACGGCACCCAACCTTTATTCAACAccacaaaactttatttaacacGCGGTCAGAGCATGACTGTCTCTGGAAGGACGGaagagaaggaaagaaggaagagAGAAAGGTCATAAAAGAGGgatgaaggaaagaaagaaaaggaacgTTCTGTAGAGCGCAGAAGAAGCAGCGGCGGCGTGGAGGACTCACTCTTCTTGAAGCCCAGGTTCGGGACTTTGTGGATCGGTGATCCGTGGCGGTCCATGAAGGCGAACAGCTGATCGAGGAACAGCTGCTCCTCGGGGTGAGGGAGCCAGCCGCCGTCACAGCCAACCTCCACACTGCCCATCACGTTCTCCTGAGGGGGAAACACGGCGTGAGATCGTCATCGCATGCCTCAGCACTTCCTGTTATTTTACTCGTCACATTAAAACTGATCTGCGCCTTTATTTTGGCGGTTCGAAACTGAATCTATTAAAcgattttattttctgcatcGCTGACATGTTCAAGTCTGCAGCACTGCGGCCACTAGATGGCGCTGTGAGAGGCCTCGCAGGTCAAACCTCGGAGCAGTTTAAGGATTATAATCCAGGAGACCTCAGAGAGTCGAGCGGACGCCTGATCTTTGGATGTGTTTGTCGCTTCATGGATCCAAACCCAGCAGTTTAAAATCCTCGTGGTATACTTTCATATGTGAGGCTCGTGCGGTGCTCTGCCTTTCTTAAATGAACAGCAAACCTGCCTCTGTGTGGGGGCACGAATGCATTCAAAGCACTGACAAAGCGTCTGGGTGCCCATGtacactgaaacaaagcagctgaaacgGCACGCCCAGACCTGCCTCACAGCAGCCAGAGCTCTGAGCGTCTAATAACTCAGAGACGAGGTTCATGTTTTTACTCCAGTCTCACAGCTCTGCGGCACCAGATCTACTTCCTGAAATGATTTGATTTCGCTTTCAGCACAGTTTGTATTTCAGGAGGATCTGAAACCTGAAGCAGAGCTTTTCGCAAACATGGCGATCTGTGTTTCCTAAAATCACTGAGCAGGACGGCGAAGAGGAGCCTGAACGTGACACTCAGAGATGAGATGATCGCCACACGCACCTTCATCCTCTCGATCCACGACTCCGACTGGCTGGGGTTTGGCGAGTCTTTGCTGTCGCGGCCTCTCCTCTTACGAGGTCGTCCTcgcagactgagagaaggacatcctgcaggaaaaataaagtaaagCTGTAAACATTTAAAACCACAGACAGACATCTCCGGAGGCctccctgtgtttgtttgaGGCGATCTTTGTGAGGCatttacaaacaaaaaaaatcagaaaactaAATAACAGCACATGGCTGAGGTGCAGCGCTCTGCTGTGGGCGGTGGTCTAAAGGGGTCACATGACGGAGGTTATCCAGTCTAAAATACGGACACTCTGGATTTATTCATTTAGCTACGAGTGCAGGGCGACAGCAGATGAGCTGATTTTACAAAAGTCGAGCAGACAGTACAGAAATGTCAGACACACGAGGAGGCTGGTTTTATCTTCCAGCCTCGGCGATGATTGGCGGTGTGAAAGTGCAGACAGCGTCAGGCGTAACTGCGGCCACGTCTTTAATTCAGCGGATGTTTCTTCATTTTGGATTTAGAGGTGAAACAAGTCAAACAGAATTCCACCGCGAACACAGGTTTTGGCGTTTCGTGTGGTTTAAATGAACATCAGAAGAACGGATtgataataaaatgtttttgaaaagaTAAAAGATGTGGACAATCGTATGTGTGACCATGTTTTGTTCAGTGTGGCGCTCCCGTTGAGGAGGACATGGAG
This window harbors:
- the zgc:77151 gene encoding AT-rich interactive domain-containing protein 5B — encoded protein: MEHNAIQWLGAPSCQRGSYAFYKSVSSRAQPDGPVQLWKLGEFYFIRCGPQDPVCIAEVTLLWEDQTRHHLLASARLYFLPEDTPKGRTREHGEDEVLAVSRKMVVRVEDLVRWSCAQPAGWSSSLKAVACGTNGLHKPPQIGDCSNGTTDKSSEPLKDKTENGPAEHHAVKVISYPQYCRFRSLQRRIQDGARGSALQDPHLLALGGIKVTPNTRVMYCRDTFNHPTLESSSGFSWQFRCPSLSLRGRPRKRRGRDSKDSPNPSQSESWIERMKENVMGSVEVGCDGGWLPHPEEQLFLDQLFAFMDRHGSPIHKVPNLGFKKIDLFLMYSVVKRLGGYKKVTTDRLWKVVYNELGGCPGSTSAATCTRRHYERLMLPYEEHLRAGGADFKVPESPVAPKPRGIRGRRPHPRGKKPGPRPRERKVTTPPAAASPTIRDDVANPNGTAVAKRGRGRPPGTRNKATVLAQAKLLALQQAKVKGGTAETMQQQLPAMGRGGLTASSVHRPIQPAILPITMPLTPDLAPLAGPFVSFQPKPKEVKTERGESVVPTTGVLLSALPRHFIGGSLSGFSPIKGVCPSDVFRNRLGLQRGPESPALTPQDPSQHHSTIYTLQPKSGSPDTPHSSGEQPQPHPLQQHHTHCSGCNMDEGGPRGGGREARTRPPMPPLRVLPVNLDCSVQVCQLMRTRCLGPSQLQMFTRCLSEALSQDLSAKPTPPPEQALPLNLSKRFTPKRPATEGPEPSRAVVNGNADQLLAKRPRTGFTEPAEETRSSSAGSAAEGVAVVGGGGQVEVEMKNQDEPADLSSPSRIRAFLLGLPPFQVKLEEDLNGVRFGKFVPKVESGEVPLKDVKEEEEEEVAVEKTEVEGRDHGDCSSRSAANADTQCF